GATTGagaaacagctgatcatagctgtacaaggatagccttttttaaaatgaatttatcagcagagctactgcaagggattttttgtgctgcaaatccatttattcttcCTGAAACTtttgcgtcttcatggagagcaaATCATGGTTGCCGAACAGAAGCAGACGACACTGGAGGGCAAGCGTAGGGttcaggctacagagtgctttggggaaaaaaagagaaagcagcgcgcctagcgttttccacacgttttcagttgCGACATCGTggaaatgtggttttgttttaaaGACGAATTAGACATTCTAGTCATTATTAAATTCTCCGGGTGCTGTTCATGGTGCTGAAATGGTTCACGGTATCCTCTTTTTGTCTGTTACCGATTAAAACAGCCTGTCTCACATAAGGCAGTTTCTTCTACTTTTCTCCTTCTTCTTATTGTGGTATTGATGTCATAATTTTGGTTTGTAATAGTCGTGTTTAAGGCTGTTGGTCTTGTATTTGCGTCTTTAAAGCTCTGAGTGCCGCTGTTGATTAACATCTGAGTAGAGCGCTACTTTCTTCAGTAGTCTGTATTGCTAGTCACTTACTGATGTGTCTGTACGTTGGACAAATGCAGCGGGGTTTCTTTTCGATGGAAAGAAAATGAATGCTTTATTGCGGATTTAGGATTTTAATGGCTTTTCTTACTTGTTCCCACTTCATTTGATGAAACAGCTTCTCAGGATGATTTTCTTAAGGTTATTGAGAAATTTACACAATCAATGGATGGTTTCCGCACATTCAAAATGGCAGTTTGTGTTGTTCATTCTCTGCGTTTATGGAGTGGATGTCGTATATTGCAATGCGAGATATTCCATCCCGGAGGAAATGCCAGAGGGATCATTCGTTGGAAACATCGCCAAGGATCTGGGGATAGAGATAAGTAGACTCATATCTGGAAAAGCTCGCGTCGTAACAAAGGGCGGACGACAGTATGTCGATCTGAGCAGAGACAAAGGGACTCTAGTAGTTAAAGAAAGGATAGATCGGGAGGAGCTCTGTAAACAGATGACGCCTTGCAGCTTCAGCTTTGATCTTATTGTTGAAAACCCTATCCAGCTACATCGAGTCACAGTTGAGGTGCAAGATATAAACGATAATGCTCCGTTATTTCCGAAAGAGAATGTTAATTTGAACATTGCCGAAAATGCGGTTTTAGGAGCTCGCTTTCCTTTAGACAGCGCTATAGATACAGATGTAGGTCTAAATGGTATACAGAGCTATAAACTACACCCAACTGATAATTTTAAACTGGAAGTTCATAGTCAGACCGATGACAACAAATACATTGAGATGGTTTTACAACGAGAACTAGACCGAGAGGAGCGCGGTGAGATTCAATTGGTTCTTTTGGCAAATGATGGTGGATCCCCTCAGAAATCAGGCACTGTAAAAATCTACGTTACTGTTCTGGATGCCAATGATAATGCCCCGGTGTGTAAACAGTCAGTATTTAAAACTGAAGTTAGAGAAAATGCACCTGCTGGTACTGTCATAGGTACCATTAGTGCTGCTGATGCTGACGAAGGTGTAAATGGCCATGTTTCCTATTCCTTCGCTGTTGCAAGCAAAGAAGCAAGTGAGCTTTTTGGGATGAGCTCAGATACAGGTGAGATTAGACTTCTTAATAATTTAGATTATGAATCTCAAAACagatttcaattaaatattaatgcaagAGATAAAGGAGGCCTGTCGGATACTTGTAAAATTGTTATAGATGTAATTGATGAAAATGACAACTCTCCAACCATACAGCTGATGTCGTTCTCAAACACTCTTCCTGAAAATTCCCCAGTGGGAACAACCATAGCCGTAATTAACCTAGAGGACGCAGATTCTGGTAAAAATGGCCTTGTTCAAtgctcaataaataaaatataccgTTTAAAATTGAGTCATCTCTAGCAGAATATTACACTTTGGTTACTGATGATATGCTTGATCGAGAAAGTCTTGCTGAATATAATGTGACAATATCGGTATCAGACCAAGGAAGTCCTCCGCGACACGCAAACAAAACGCTTAATTTAAAAGTATCAGACGTCAATGACAATCCTCCAAAATTCGAGTTTGAGGAATATAAAACATTTGTTAGTGAAAATAATTTTCCTGGTCTCACTATACTGACTGTTAAAGCAAATGATGCTGACTGGGGTCCAAATGCGCAATTGACCTACTTCCTGAAGGATGAAGACATGCGTGGTGCACCATTAAGTTCTCTCGTATCTGTAGATTCGCTTACAGGCAGTATTCATGCAGTTAAGTCATTTGATTTTGAACAGTTAAAATCGTTTGCTTTTAACGTAACAGCTCGAGATGGAGGATCCCCGCCAATGAGCTCTGAAGTGACAATAACTATCAATATTCAAGATCAGAATGACAACGCTCCTCAGATTCTGTATCCAGTACAGACCGGTGCTTCTGTGGTGGCTGAGATTGTGCCTCGTGCTGCAGATGTTGGATATCTGGTCACTAAAGTGGTGGCTGTTGATGTGGACTCTGGACAGAATGCCTGGCTCTCCTATAAACTACAGAAAGCTACAGACAGAGCGCTGTTTGAAGTGGGtttacagaatggagaaataagaaCTGTGCGACAAGTGACTGATAAAGATGCTGTCAAACAAAAACTGACTGTTGTTGTGGAGGATAACGGACAGCCCTCTCGCTCAGCTGTGGTCTCCATTAACGTGGCTGTGGCTGACAGCTTTCCTGAAGTGCTGTCAGAGTTCACAGACTTTACGCATGGAAAACAGTATGACGAGAACCTGACATTTTATTTAGTTCTCGCTCTGGctgctgtttctttcttatttatcACATGCGTGGTTGTGATAATATCAGTCAAGATCTACAGATGGAGACAATCTCGCTTCTTATATCAATCCAATCTGCCTGTTATACCGTACTATCCATCGCATTACGCAGACACAGGAGTCACCGGAACTCTGCCGCACGGTTATAATTATGAAGTGTGCATGACGACTGACTCGAGGAAAAGTGACTGTAAGTTTTCTACACTGGGTGGGAAGAATGTCTTAGTGGTGGACCCGAGTTTCACTGAAACGATTCAATGCGCAATGAAAGACACACACTTCTTAGAAGATCCCGAGTCAGCAGAAATGGTAAGATCGCTGGTTCTTAAAACGTctgaagtatttttattttttattttagtttttttaagaagGGCTGTTAGACCGTATTACATATGTAACTGCTCAAAAAAATCTAAGTTAAGATTAGTTTTTATAACTAAAACatagttttactgcattttaatttccatatatttttcaatatatttttaacagttgAAGTCTTAAAGTAttactgttcttttttatttttttgtttgctggACTCGGTCCAGACCAACGAGAACatttggcgagtccaatggccaagtccgagactaTTCCGAATGCAAACCAacgagtatttttatttttatttttatttatttgctcttatttgaattttattttcccTAATTAGGAAAAATGACaggttatttatttttgctttactcGGTGTACTAAAGAAGAACATTTATGTTAAATTTAGAAGGCTTTTGCTTGTTTAATGATATACAGTTCTGTCGGGATACTTTATTCTGTTTTATGTTTGCTGAAATCAATTCACAGATTCACCTTCCATAGTTTTAATAACTGTCGTTTCTCAATTTCAACTCTAAGGGCCGCTGTTGATTTGTAGAAACGCATGTAGGCGATCGCCTGTGGTTGCTGGAGTTGTGCTGATGCTGGTAGGAGATCGTGTAGGAGACTAAAGAGAGTCGATGAATGGAGACAGTCACTGGCTGATAACAAACGAACTGGATGCATATGTTGATATTTCAGTTGCTGAAAATCTTATAGGCCTACAGTTTGTAATTTGAAtacttaatttatataaaaaaatgtttttgattacaGTATATAGGAGGATTAATTGTTTCCAATCGCAAGGACAGTCACTGGATCTTGTTTTCTTATGGAGGGTGTTTTTCATCATGGCTGCTTGTTCGATCTCAAATATAAACGCACAGATTCGTTACTCCGTTCCAGAGGAAATGAAGAAAGGGTCGCTGATTGGGAATATAGCTCATGATCTTGGTCTGGATGTTCAAAGACTGCGCTCGGGTCGAGCTCGTATCGTGTCTGGCGACAGCACTGAGTACGTAGAGCTGAAATCAGACAAAGGGATTTTGGTTGTAAAGGAGAGAATTGACCGAGAGCAGCTTTGCGCTGAAACCACTCCGTGCAGCTTCACATTTGAAATAATACTTGATAATCCAGTGGAACTACATCATGTCACGGTGGAAATACTGGATGTAAACGATCACGCGCCAGCATTTCCTAAAGATATAATTCATTTTGAAATAAGTGAATCGGCCACTCCTGGATCTCGTTTTCAACTGGGAAGCGCAGATGATCCTGATGTGGGTGTTAATTGTATTCAAAATTACATCATATCACAGAAcgataattttgttttaaaacagcaCGCACGACAAGGTGGGGTCAAATATGCTGAAATGGTCCTCCAAAAACCTCTAGATAGAGAGCAGGATCCACGATTGTTTCTCATTGTCACAGCAATCGATGGAGGTAACCCTCGGAGATCAGGTAACGTAAAAATAGAGGTAAATGTACTAGATGCAAATGACAATGCGCCAGTATTTAACCAGTCAGTTTACAGAGCAACAATAACAGAAACTTCGCCCATTGGAACTTATATAACTACAGTTAATGCAAGTGATGCAGACAGTGGAACAAATAGTTTGGTCTCGTATAGTTTTACGAACATGAAAGTCATTGGCCATATTTTTACATTGGATGAACGCACTGGTGTAATAACACTATCTGGCATTCTTGACTACGAAAAAGCAAAGAAATACGAAATTGATATAGAAGCAAAGGACCAAGGCGGCTTAGGAGACTCTGCTAAAGTCATAATTGATTTAACTGATGTAAATGATAATACGCCAACAATCAGTGTTATGTCATTTTTTACCCCAGTCAGTGAGGATTCACCTCCAAGCACCACTATTGCTATTTTCAGTGTGAAAGATGTAGATGCGGGAGATAATGGCCACGTTATTTGTGCAATTGATAGAAATATTCCATTTAAACTTCTGTCCTCATTGCGGAATTATTACACTTTAGTCACTGATGCTGCTTTAGATCGTGAACGTGTGGCAGAATATAATATCACTATCACAGCTACAGATTCAGGGTCTCCTGCGCTTTCTAGTCAGAAAACTTTAAATCTTAAAGTATCAGATGTTAATGACAATCCTCCCAGGTTTCAAAAGAGTGTTTACACTACATATGTTAATGAAAACAATCAACCTGGTTTGTCCATATTTACTCTGAGTGCTCAAGATCATGACTGGAACCAGAACGCTCGTATTTCATATCTTCTAGATGAGACTACAGTGGGAGGATCCCCTGTTTCCTCTTTTATATCAGTAAATGCTGACAGTGGAGTGGTTCACGTGCTGCGCGGTTTTGACTACGAGCAAATGAAAAATGTTCGTGTTTGTGTGAAAGCGCAAGACGGAGGCTCTCCGCCCCTCAGCACTAATGTGACTTTGGAAATTATAATCCAAGATCAGAATGATAACGCTCCTCAGGTTCTGTATCCAGTACAGACCGGTGCTTCTGTGGTGGCTGAGATTGTGCCTCGTGCTGCAGAGGTTGGATATCTGGTCACTAAAGTGGTGGCTGTTGATGTGGACTCTGGACAGAATGCCTGGCTCTCCTATAAACTACAGAAAGCTACAGACAGAGCGCTGTTTGAAGTGGGtttacagaatggagaaataagaaCTGTGCGACAAGTGACTGATAAAGATGCGGTCAAACAAAAACTGACTGTTGTTGTGGAGGATAACGGAAAGCCCTCTCGCTCAGCTGTTGTCTCCATTAACGTGGCTGTGGCTGACAGCTTTCCTGAAGTGCTGTCAGAGTTCACAGACTTTACGCATGAAAAACAGTATGACGATAACTTGACCTTTTATTTAGTTCTCGCACTGGctgctgtttcttttttatttatcacatGCGTGGTTGTCATAATATCAGTAAAGGTCTACAGATGGAGACAATCTCGCTTCTTATATCAGTCCAATCTGCCTGTTATACCGTACTATCCACCGCATTACGCAGACACAGGAGTCACCGGAACTCTGCCGCACGGTTATAATTATGAAGTGTGCATGACGACTGACTCGAGGAAGAGTGACTGTAAGTTTTCTACACTGGGTGGACAGAATGTTTTAATGGTGGACCAGAGTTTTGCTGAGACGATGCAGCGCGCAATGAAGAAAAATGAACTTTTAGAAGATTCCGGCGAGTGTCCCGAAATGGTAAGATCacctattatttaaaaattaaattaaaaattaaaattgaatataGTCATTGTGATATGGAAATTACATTGAATAAATTTTGTTGTATTAATATCGGACAACCTTTTGCATTATGCCTGTATAAAATTAGTATACAATAAGATATTTTTTCAATAtctgaaattaagttttttttttacatcatttaataaatgttaatattattaaaacacgTTTGTTCATAATGCGTTATTCATACATTTTAGAAACAATATTACATCTGAAAAACATTAAACTGTTATAATAAACGCTATAAAATAGTAATCATTCTGAGTTCATGATTCCTaaagcattaactaatgttaaggaATTTGGCCTTACCGGAAAATGTTACCTTAAGTCGTGATTAATTTTAATGTCTGTTATGTCCATAAAACTTGTGATCTGTCGCACTGCATTAATTCACTCTTGCACAATACCTTGCTTTAAAGTgattaagaatttattttaactagcaaagaaataatgtttttttttcttatatttctgtagtaaaatatacagttacattaaaaatatacgaGACACGTGGAATGTTATTTGATATATGGTTgttcattattgttcattttagTTATTGTTGAGGTCTATTGActgaatttaattatatttctaagACATTTCAAAGCTTCTGTTAGTGTCGTTTCTCGTTCTAAACTCTAAGGGCCGCTGTTGATTTGTAGAAACGCATGTAGGCGATCGCCTGTGGTTGGTGGAGTTGTGCTGATGCTGGTAGGAGATTGTGGAGGAGACTAAAGAGAGTCCATGAATGGAGACAGTCACTGGCTGAAAACAAGCAAACTAGATGTATTTGTGGATATTTTGAATGCGGAACATCATCTACATTTTGTAATTTGAATACGtcacttacaaaaaaaatgtttgttattagATCATGTAGAATGATGAATTGTTACAAATCGCAAGGACAGTCACTGGATCTTGTTTTCTTATGGAGGGTGTATTTCATCATGGCTGCTTGTTCGATCTCAAATATAAACGCACAGATTCGTTACTCCGTTCCAGAGGAAATGAAGAAAGGGTCGCTGATTGGGAATATAGCTCATGATCTTGGTATGGATGTTCAAAGACTGCGCTCGGGTCGAGCTCGTATCGTGTCTGGCGACAGCACTGAGTACTTAGAGCTGAAATCAGACAAAGGGATTTTGGTTGTAAAGGAGAGAATTGACCGAGAGCAGCTTTGCGCTGAAACCACTCCGTGCAGCTTCACATTTGAAATAATACTCGATTATCCAGTGGAACTACATCAGGTTACGGTGGAAATACTGGATGTAAACGATCACTCGCCAAGATTTCCTAAAGACGAAATTAACCTTGAAATAAGTGAATCAGCCTCGCCTGGAGCTATTTTTTTACTGGGAGGCGCAGATGATCCTGATGTGGGTATAAACGCActacaaaattatattatgtcACCTAATGATTATTTTATCCTGAAACAACATTCACGTCCCGATGGAATCAAATATGCTGAAATGGTGCTTCAGAAGCCTCTAGACAGAGAGCAACATCCACGAATATCTCTCATTCTCACAGCAGTCGACGGAGGAAACCCTCAGAGATCTGGTAACATGAAAATAGATGTGAATGTACTAGATGCTAATGACAACGCGCCAGTATTTAACCAATCAGTTTACAGGGCAACCGTAGAAGAGAATTCACCTAAAGGAACTTATATTATAACTGTTAATGCTAGTGATGCAGACAGTGGCACAAATAGTTTGGTTTCATACAGTTTTGCTAATTTTAAAGGGAACATAAACGGCGTTTTTAAAATCAACGAAAAAACTGGTGCTATAACACTAAGTGGGGTACTTGATTATGAAAAAGCAAAGAAATACGAAATTGATATCGAAGCAAAAGACCAAGGTGGTTTGGGAAACACTGCAAAAGTCATAGTCGATTTAATTGATGTAAATGATAATGCACCAGTTATTAGTGTTATGTCATTTTCGAGCCCTGTCTCTGAAGACGCAATTGTTGGAACAACTATTGCAATTGTCAGTGTGAAAGATGTAGATGCAGAAGACAATGGTCACGTTGTCTGTACAACTGATATAAATACTCCATTTAAACTACAGTCTTCATTGCGGAATTATTACACTTTAGTCACTGATGCTGCTTTAGATCGTGAACGTGTGGCAGAATATAATATCACTATCACAGCTACAGATTCAGGATCTCCTGCGCTTTCTAGTCAGAAAACTTTAAATCTTAAAGTATCAGATGTTAATGACAATCCTCCCAGGTTTCAAAAGAGTGTTTACACTACATATGTTAATGAAAACAATCAACCTGGTTTGTCCATATTTACTCTGAGTGCTCAAGATCATGACTGGAACCAGAACGCTCGTATTTCATATCTTCTAGATGAGACTACAGTGGGAGGATCCCCTGTTTCCTCTTTTATATCAGTAAATGCTGACAGTGGAGTGGTTCACGCGCTGCGCGGTTTTGACTACGAGCAAATGAAAAATGTTCGTGTTTGTGTGAAAGCGCAAGACGGAGGCTCTCCGCCCCTCAGCACTAATGTGACTTTGGAAATTATAATCCAAAATCAGAATGATAACGCTCCTCAGGTTCTGTATCCAGTACAGACCGGTGCTTCTGTGGTGGCTGAGATTGTGCCTCGTGCTGCAGATATTGGATATCTGGTCACTAAAGTGGTGGCTGTTGATGTGGACTCTGGACAGAATTCCTGGCTCTCCTATAAACTACAGAAAGCTACAGACAGAGCGCTGTTTGAAGTGGGattacagaatggagaaataagaaCTGTGCGACAAGTGACTGATAAAGATGCTGTCAAACAAAAACTGACTGTTGTTGTGGAAGATAACGGACAGCCCTCTCGCTCAGCTGTGGTCTCCATTAATGTGGCTGTGGCTGACAGCTTTCCTGAAGTGCTGTCAGAGTTCACAGACTTTACGCATGGAAAACAGTATGACGCTAACTTGACCTTTTATTTAGTTCTCGCACTGGctgctgtttcttttttatttatcacatGTGTGGTTGTGATAATATCAGTAAAGGTCTACAGATGGAGGCAATCGCGCTTCTTATATCAGTCCAATCTGCCTGTTATACCGTACTATCCACCGCATTACACAGACACAGGAGTCACCGGAACTCTGCCGCGCGGTTATAATTATGAAGTGTGCATGACGACTGACTCGAGGAAAAGTGACTGTAAGTTTTCTACACTGGGTGGACAGAATGTTTTAATGGTGGACCAGAGTTTTGCTGAGACGATGCAGCGCGCAATGAAGGAAAAAAACCTCCTAGAAGATGCAGAATCGTCTGAAATGGTGAGACCAtctaaaatattgttaatataatataatataatataatacatttgattTCAAATGAAATAGTTAGGTTATGGTAAGCTTAGAAG
Above is a genomic segment from Carassius auratus strain Wakin unplaced genomic scaffold, ASM336829v1 scaf_tig00042758, whole genome shotgun sequence containing:
- the LOC113086133 gene encoding protocadherin gamma-A6-like — translated: MFLITVYRRINCFQSQGQSLDLVFLWRVFFIMAACSISNINAQIRYSVPEEMKKGSLIGNIAHDLGLDVQRLRSGRARIVSGDSTEYVELKSDKGILVVKERIDREQLCAETTPCSFTFEIILDNPVELHHVTVEILDVNDHAPAFPKDIIHFEISESATPGSRFQLGSADDPDVGVNCIQNYIISQNDNFVLKQHARQGGVKYAEMVLQKPLDREQDPRLFLIVTAIDGGNPRRSGNVKIEVNVLDANDNAPVFNQSVYRATITETSPIGTYITTVNASDADSGTNSLVSYSFTNMKVIGHIFTLDERTGVITLSGILDYEKAKKYEIDIEAKDQGGLGDSAKVIIDLTDVNDNTPTISVMSFFTPVSEDSPPSTTIAIFSVKDVDAGDNGHVICAIDRNIPFKLLSSLRNYYTLVTDAALDRERVAEYNITITATDSGSPALSSQKTLNLKVSDVNDNPPRFQKSVYTTYVNENNQPGLSIFTLSAQDHDWNQNARISYLLDETTVGGSPVSSFISVNADSGVVHVLRGFDYEQMKNVRVCVKAQDGGSPPLSTNVTLEIIIQDQNDNAPQVLYPVQTGASVVAEIVPRAAEVGYLVTKVVAVDVDSGQNAWLSYKLQKATDRALFEVGLQNGEIRTVRQVTDKDAVKQKLTVVVEDNGKPSRSAVVSINVAVADSFPEVLSEFTDFTHEKQYDDNLTFYLVLALAAVSFLFITCVVVIISVKVYRWRQSRFLYQSNLPVIPYYPPHYADTGVTGTLPHGYNYEVCMTTDSRKSDCKFSTLGGQNVLMVDQSFAETMQRAMKKNELLEDSGECPEMVRSPII
- the LOC113086134 gene encoding protocadherin gamma-A3-like; translation: MFVIRSCRMMNCYKSQGQSLDLVFLWRVYFIMAACSISNINAQIRYSVPEEMKKGSLIGNIAHDLGMDVQRLRSGRARIVSGDSTEYLELKSDKGILVVKERIDREQLCAETTPCSFTFEIILDYPVELHQVTVEILDVNDHSPRFPKDEINLEISESASPGAIFLLGGADDPDVGINALQNYIMSPNDYFILKQHSRPDGIKYAEMVLQKPLDREQHPRISLILTAVDGGNPQRSGNMKIDVNVLDANDNAPVFNQSVYRATVEENSPKGTYIITVNASDADSGTNSLVSYSFANFKGNINGVFKINEKTGAITLSGVLDYEKAKKYEIDIEAKDQGGLGNTAKVIVDLIDVNDNAPVISVMSFSSPVSEDAIVGTTIAIVSVKDVDAEDNGHVVCTTDINTPFKLQSSLRNYYTLVTDAALDRERVAEYNITITATDSGSPALSSQKTLNLKVSDVNDNPPRFQKSVYTTYVNENNQPGLSIFTLSAQDHDWNQNARISYLLDETTVGGSPVSSFISVNADSGVVHALRGFDYEQMKNVRVCVKAQDGGSPPLSTNVTLEIIIQNQNDNAPQVLYPVQTGASVVAEIVPRAADIGYLVTKVVAVDVDSGQNSWLSYKLQKATDRALFEVGLQNGEIRTVRQVTDKDAVKQKLTVVVEDNGQPSRSAVVSINVAVADSFPEVLSEFTDFTHGKQYDANLTFYLVLALAAVSFLFITCVVVIISVKVYRWRQSRFLYQSNLPVIPYYPPHYTDTGVTGTLPRGYNYEVCMTTDSRKSDCKFSTLGGQNVLMVDQSFAETMQRAMKEKNLLEDAESSEMVRPSKILLI